The nucleotide sequence CCCTGTTCCTCCTTGCCACCACATTGAGCAGTGCAGGGATCGCCAACGCCGAGGACGATGTGTTCTCCCAGTCCATCGCTCCAATGACCACATTGGAGTGCGCCCGCTGCCACGAACAGGTTTTTACAGACTTGCGCGATCAAGGCGGTGCCCACAAAATGGTGTGCCGAGATTGCCATGAAACGTTTCACAACTTTTCCAAACAACTTACCTGGCAACAACGCGTTCCAGCGTGCAGTGATTGTCACGACTACCCGCACGGTGAATCTGCTATCATGTCGGCCTGTCTGACCTGTCACAGCAACGCCCACGCTCCCGTCGCCAGTCTCAACCTCAACACACTTGAGCCACTGTGTCATCAGTGCCACCAGCAACCGGCCGAGGAGATGACACAGCCCAGCGCACACAGTGACATGACATGCAGCGAGTGCCATCAGGATCGGCATGGCTATCTGCCAAAATGCACCGAATGCCACGAAGAACCGCACTCACCGTTTATCAGCAGTAAGGCGTGCATGCAATGCCATCCGGTTCACCATGTCAGTGACCTGCTGTACAGTGATGCCATTGACAACAGTGCCTGTGGCGGTTGCCATGAAGAACCCGCCACCGAACTTAAGCAGGGACACCTGGCACACTCCCTGCTCAACTGTACGTTCTGCCATGCCGAAGAACACGGCGCCATGACGACATGCAACGATTGCCATGACACACCGCACAGCGCCGAAATGCTGGAAGGTTTCAGAGACTGCAATGATTGCCATGGCAATCCTCACAACTTACTGCCCGGTTCCTGATTGGCACCGTCACAAAGGATACTCGCATGATTCCGCGCAACAAACTGCTACTCAATAGTGTGCTTTTCATCAGCTGCATCCTGCTGGCCGGCGGCGCCATGCTTTACAACTACAGCTACAAGTTGTGTTGGAAATGTTCGACCCACGACTATTATGAGCGCGGCAAGGAATTTGTCACGCACGCTGAAGACGAATTACAACGCACCGGAGTCGACTTCATCCGCCTCGCCGCCGACCGTGATGATATGGACGCTCAATTGTTGCTGGCTGAAAGTTACACCTCACAATTGCCTGAGGGCTATGTCAGTGCCACTCCGCAGGCGCAAAAAAAGCTGAGCAGCCTCATAGTCAAAAACAGCACCATTGCCAAAAGCCTGCTTTCCAAAGCCTACAACCGCCTTTACGCCGGCAACAAAATGACGGCGCGCCAATGGTACAACATGGCGTTACTCGTCGAAGCCGGTCTGATTCAACGAGACGACCAGGCTCAGGCCACCCTTGACTTGCTGACCCAAGCAGCCGAAGCCGGGAGTTACCCGGCCATGACCCGGCTCGGAGCGTTCTACCATCAACAGGCAGACTATGCCCGGGCAAAAAAATGGCTGCGCCGAGCTGCCGAAGCAGGCGTTGATCCGCAACCCGCGCTAACCCTGGGCGACTACTTTTTCTATGGCAAAAGTGAAGCCATTAATTACGAAAAAGCCATCCACTGGTACCGTCAGGCACTGCAAACCCAGCGCGAGCTCACCGCCCGCGGCACAGAGCAAGAACGTCTGGCCGCTGAAGACGTGCCCATGGCGCGAATTGACATGGCTATGCGCCAACTGCAAAAGAGTCGTATGCAACCGCCTATGACGCTGACGTATCGGCTGGTCGGCAACGCCAACAGCAGCAAGATATTCACTGAAGACCGCCCTGAAGGCCCCATCGGCACAATCAGCTCCGCTAACGGTGAAGTAACAGCTCAGATCGACCCAGCCATCAGTCTGGCACTATCGATTCCTGTCAACCGCAAAACCTTTGAGTCCATGAGCGAAGGGCTGGACTGGGTGCTGCAATCCTATGCTCGCAGCAGCTACGGCAGCTACACCCGCTTTTACTTTAAGCTGTCCCGATAAGCCGAGCCTGAATTCTGTACGCCCAAATGTGGTCTAAATGTCCATCTATTTGAGCGTGCAGAGAACAGGGGAAGCTCCCCACGTCTTACCAAACACCCCTCTTAGCTCTCCCCTGAATAGAATTTGCTCCTAGGTGTTTTAATCCAATCTGTTCAAGCACAAGCTCCATTAAAGTCTGCTTAAATTCAGGGGCGCGGTGTCTCAAAAAAACACCTTTCCCTCGAGAGCCGCCTAACGCGCTGTAAAGGGCCTGCAAAAGACCTTTCAAGCCATATCATACCCCCTCCTTTTTCCGTCAATAGTTAAAATATTTTTCACCAAAAATCGCATAAAATTAATTTCTGTCTATTCCGTTTAAAAAAAATACCCAAAATCAAGCTAGTTGCTGGACATTGCGTTTAACTAAGATAAGTTTTAACTTAATTTTATTGCAAAAAGTGTAAAAGTCAGTACAACTGAAAGAACGTTCGTTTCTGTATTTCTCAAAAATAAAACGGAGGTTAAGGAGGCCCGAAAAGGAGAAATACAGCCCCAATGATGTCCAACAAAGAAAGAAAGGGAGGCAGAATGAAATGTTGGCTACGGCTGTTTCTCTGCGTCGCTATCCTGTCCACAGTGGGTTTCCCACTGAATAGCGCGTTAGGGATAACAGTATCAGGACGGTCGAGTACCGAATTCGAGTGGTACGACACCGGCGACGGTGACACCGCCGTCCCCTTTTACCAGTACATGCTGCTCAATGTTCACGACATTGACAACAATGGCCTGGCATTTCGGGGATACGGTCGCCTTGCCGATGACCTGGCCGATGAAGCAGATGTCGATAGTCGGCTGTACTATGCGTACCTTGAGAAGAAGGATCTAATCGAAGATCTGGATGTGCGATTCGGACGTCAGTTCATTTCCACCACTGCCGGTGCTTCCATTATGGATGGTTTGTATATGGAGTATTCGGGCTGGGGTGATGTTGACATCACCGTGTTTGGTGGTGGCGATGTCGCTTATTACGATGGCTACAACGCCAAGGATCTCATTGCCGGTATCGAGGTTCGTCGCACCTTTATGGACGATCTGAATCTCGGACTGTCCTACCTGCAGAAATGGGATCACAGTGAGCTGGCCAATGAACTGTTCGGTCTCGATGTCGATTACGACTTTAAAGACATGCTGTACGTGTACAGCGAAACCCAGTTTAACTATCTTGCCAACGCCGTCAGCTATTTTCTTGGCGGTGCCAAGTACCACCGCAGCGACAACTGGTCGGTGCGTGCCGAGTATCTCTACTCACTTCCGGTATTCTCCTCCACCTCCATCTATTCGGTGTTTGCCGTGGATGAGTACGAGGAACTGTTCGTTGAATACGAACAGCGCCTGATGCCGGGCTTGCGTGCTTTTGTCAACTACGCGCGCGAGATGTACGAGTACGACGCCGATGCCGACGTGTTTGAAGTCGGGATCGAAAAAATCCGTACCGGTCGTTTCTCCGGTTACGTGATCGGCACCTGGCGTGAAGATCCCGATGGTCAGGATCTGGCCGGTGTCAAGGTCTATGCGGCTGCCACCATCAACAACCGTTTCCAGGCTGGAGCCGGTGTTCACCTCGACGTTATGGAACGCTACCTTGACGAAGACGAGGATGAGACCACTAACTCCCGCATCTGGGTCGATGGCACTGTCACCTTTAACCGCAAAATCAACTTACAGGCCAAGGTTGAACGGGTTGAGAGCGATCTGTGGGACGAGTATTACCGTGGCCGCGTTCGCTTGAATGTCCGTTTCTAAAAAGGAGTCACATATGAAGCACACAGTATTGATATTTTGGACCGTTATGGTCGTGCTGGTGACATCCACGGCCTGGGCCACCACCTTCGATCATGACGAGCACGTCGCCATTTTCGAAGGTAAAGACTGCAGCACCTGCCATGTGGCGGATGCTGAGAGCATCATTCCCGATGTCGCTATCTGCCTGGATTGCCATGAGGCAACCATGGTCGAAGAAGTCTCGTTTTCCGGGCTCAAAACCCATGATGTCACCTGGTCGCTCAGTCACCGCGCTGCGGCAAAGAGCAAGTCCATGGACTGCGCAGCCTGTCACCAGCAAAATGACTGCCTGGAATGCCACACTGCCGGGTTTGCCGACGAGATGGGTGACTTCGGTAACAGCATGACTAACGTGCACCGCAGCGATTTCCATGTATCACACCCGATTGCGGCACGCACCAACCCCCAATTGTGTACCAGCTGCCATGAGAGCAGTTTCTGCTCCGACTGCCACAGCGATTTTCGTCGCGGATCCCTCACCGGCATTTCGCATCAGCGCAGTTTCAGCAGCTTAACCGTCGGCTCCACCGGTCCGGCCCATGAGAGCTTCGATGAGTCTCAATGCCAGACCTGCCATGTCGACTCGATCTTACCCTCACACGAATGGACCAGCGGCCACGCCCGAGAGGCACGCAAGAACCTGGTGACTTGCCAGGCGTGCCACCCCGAAGGCGATGTGTGCATCAAATGCCACAGTGCCCGCAGTGGTCTGGGAATCAACCCCCATCCCAAGGACTGGGATGACATTGATGGAAGAATGCTTCGTGCCAGCGATGGCCGAACCTGCCGTAAGTGTCACTAACACACACGACAACATAGGAGGTAGGAATGAAGGTTAAACATTGGTTTTCTTTTTTCGTAGTTCTCAGCAGCATCCTGCTGTTGACGGCCTGCGGAAGTAACTCCGGTTCCGGCGGCGATCAGTCAGCCGCCCCGGCGGAAGATGATCTGGGTTCAGACACCGATACCGGCATCAGCTATGTTGGTGCTGCCACCTGTATCGGTTGCCATGAAGACTTCAGCTGGAGTTCTGAAGAAGTGGCCGACTATCTGGCCGGAGCTCACGTCATTCACAGTGACCACATTACTCAGGCCGATGCCGCTGATG is from Desulfuromonas acetoxidans DSM 684 and encodes:
- a CDS encoding sel1 repeat family protein, whose amino-acid sequence is MIPRNKLLLNSVLFISCILLAGGAMLYNYSYKLCWKCSTHDYYERGKEFVTHAEDELQRTGVDFIRLAADRDDMDAQLLLAESYTSQLPEGYVSATPQAQKKLSSLIVKNSTIAKSLLSKAYNRLYAGNKMTARQWYNMALLVEAGLIQRDDQAQATLDLLTQAAEAGSYPAMTRLGAFYHQQADYARAKKWLRRAAEAGVDPQPALTLGDYFFYGKSEAINYEKAIHWYRQALQTQRELTARGTEQERLAAEDVPMARIDMAMRQLQKSRMQPPMTLTYRLVGNANSSKIFTEDRPEGPIGTISSANGEVTAQIDPAISLALSIPVNRKTFESMSEGLDWVLQSYARSSYGSYTRFYFKLSR
- a CDS encoding cytochrome c3 family protein: MKHTVLIFWTVMVVLVTSTAWATTFDHDEHVAIFEGKDCSTCHVADAESIIPDVAICLDCHEATMVEEVSFSGLKTHDVTWSLSHRAAAKSKSMDCAACHQQNDCLECHTAGFADEMGDFGNSMTNVHRSDFHVSHPIAARTNPQLCTSCHESSFCSDCHSDFRRGSLTGISHQRSFSSLTVGSTGPAHESFDESQCQTCHVDSILPSHEWTSGHAREARKNLVTCQACHPEGDVCIKCHSARSGLGINPHPKDWDDIDGRMLRASDGRTCRKCH